A part of Marinobacter psychrophilus genomic DNA contains:
- a CDS encoding HNH endonuclease: MKRSIRIVSFLVVSIFGLLSNSAIAKVVKISTSFLCHPPQSSWYERTRNYRAFKSLDDCLDAGGKLPRGVTGEITPVSPQHTLVMVQKYDRSAFGYSWDDTDSDCQNSRAEALIATSTTPVRFAGAKRYRVITGRWISPFTSKVIQNTGDIDHVFSTSVTCKIWLSV, from the coding sequence ATGAAACGCAGTATCAGAATAGTATCCTTCTTAGTTGTGAGTATTTTCGGACTGCTCAGCAATTCGGCGATTGCCAAAGTAGTGAAAATATCCACCAGCTTCCTATGCCATCCTCCACAGAGCAGTTGGTATGAACGAACAAGAAACTATCGTGCCTTTAAATCGCTGGATGACTGCTTAGATGCCGGTGGCAAGCTGCCTAGAGGCGTAACGGGGGAAATCACACCGGTCTCCCCACAACATACACTGGTAATGGTACAAAAATACGACCGATCTGCCTTCGGGTATAGCTGGGATGACACCGATAGCGACTGCCAAAACAGTCGTGCGGAAGCGTTAATCGCCACATCAACTACACCTGTTCGATTTGCCGGCGCAAAGCGTTATCGAGTAATAACCGGTCGTTGGATCAGCCCGTTTACTAGCAAGGTGATTCAAAATACTGGAGACATCGACCACGTTTTTAGTACTTCAGTTACATGTAAAATTTGGCTTAGTGTCTGA
- the umuD gene encoding translesion error-prone DNA polymerase V autoproteolytic subunit, with translation MSCILLGDSRSFLCLKIPLFLERVSAGFPSPAEDYVEKTLDLNELCVQHPAATFFVRVQGESMIDAGIFPDDVLVVDRSLHAQHGDIIIASLESEMTVKELHLTPPPVCLLPRNPAYQSILIEEGMVLEVFGVVTNVVRSLKRGRAR, from the coding sequence ATGTCTTGCATTTTGCTTGGTGACTCTCGATCGTTTTTGTGCCTGAAAATCCCGTTATTTCTGGAGCGGGTATCGGCTGGTTTTCCGTCGCCGGCTGAGGACTATGTTGAAAAAACCCTGGATTTAAATGAGCTGTGTGTCCAGCACCCAGCCGCTACTTTTTTTGTGCGAGTGCAGGGTGAGTCAATGATTGATGCCGGCATCTTTCCTGATGATGTACTGGTAGTTGACCGGTCTTTGCACGCGCAGCACGGTGACATCATTATCGCCAGTCTAGAGTCGGAGATGACCGTCAAAGAGCTACACCTCACGCCACCTCCAGTTTGTCTACTGCCACGGAACCCTGCTTATCAATCCATTCTCATCGAAGAGGGTATGGTGCTGGAGGTTTTTGGTGTGGTCACCAACGTCGTTAGATCGCTCAAGCGGGGAAGGGCGCGTTGA
- the umuC gene encoding translesion error-prone DNA polymerase V subunit UmuC: protein MFALVDCNNFYASCEKLFRPDLRDTPVIVLSNNDGCVVARSKEAKALGIKMGVPVHHIQSEIRQHGIQVFSSNYTLYGDMSRHVMVTLEALAPRVDVYSIDEAFLDITGVNRVVALGGFGQQVKSTVVRNTGLPVCVGIASTRTLAKLANYAAKKYRATDGVVDLSKTDRQRRLMALVPVDEVWGVGRKISVKLQAVGITTALDLADADPATLRKRFSVVLERTMSELNGVACLPWEDVPQPKKQIMCSRSFGTVVKTLSGLFEAVANFAVRAAEKLRAGEQCAGAVMVFVRTNPFRSELPQYSNSASVKLITPTQDSRVIVHQVLSLLKPMFRDGYDYAKAGVMLGDLVSQVHYQEDLFSIEPSGKNERSDRLMSVMDEINRHSGVKVHSARQAGPAAHKMRRKHLSPAYTTDWRHLPTVR, encoded by the coding sequence ATGTTTGCTCTCGTTGACTGCAATAATTTCTACGCCAGTTGTGAAAAGCTGTTTAGACCGGACCTTCGAGATACGCCTGTCATTGTATTGTCGAACAACGACGGCTGTGTGGTGGCCCGCTCGAAAGAAGCTAAAGCTTTGGGCATCAAGATGGGCGTGCCGGTCCACCACATCCAGTCGGAAATCCGTCAGCACGGTATCCAGGTATTTTCTTCCAACTACACCCTTTATGGGGACATGAGCCGGCACGTCATGGTGACCCTGGAAGCGCTGGCGCCACGAGTTGATGTGTACTCGATAGACGAAGCGTTTCTGGATATCACGGGGGTCAACCGAGTTGTGGCTTTGGGTGGTTTTGGACAGCAGGTGAAAAGCACCGTTGTTCGAAATACGGGGCTACCAGTGTGTGTTGGTATCGCGTCTACCCGAACTTTAGCCAAGCTGGCGAACTACGCAGCCAAAAAATACCGTGCAACAGACGGTGTTGTTGATCTGAGCAAGACTGATCGACAGCGCCGATTAATGGCATTGGTGCCTGTCGACGAAGTTTGGGGGGTTGGTCGGAAAATTTCAGTAAAACTTCAGGCTGTAGGCATCACCACGGCGCTGGATTTAGCTGACGCAGATCCCGCAACACTGCGGAAACGATTTTCCGTGGTGTTAGAACGCACGATGTCTGAGCTGAACGGTGTGGCCTGCTTACCCTGGGAGGATGTTCCGCAACCCAAAAAGCAGATCATGTGTTCTCGTTCGTTTGGTACCGTCGTAAAAACGCTGTCCGGATTGTTCGAAGCTGTGGCGAACTTTGCCGTGAGAGCCGCTGAAAAACTCAGGGCTGGAGAACAATGTGCGGGGGCCGTGATGGTGTTTGTTCGAACCAATCCTTTTCGTTCCGAGCTTCCTCAGTATTCCAACAGTGCTTCGGTGAAATTGATCACGCCAACGCAGGACTCTCGGGTCATTGTCCACCAGGTACTGAGCTTGCTGAAACCCATGTTTCGAGACGGTTACGACTATGCCAAGGCAGGCGTTATGTTGGGTGATCTGGTGAGCCAGGTGCACTACCAAGAGGATCTTTTTTCCATCGAACCATCGGGTAAAAATGAACGATCCGATCGGCTTATGTCGGTTATGGACGAGATCAATCGCCACTCTGGGGTGAAGGTGCACAGCGCCCGTCAGGCCGGCCCTGCCGCTCACAAGATGCGTAGAAAGCATCTCTCGCCCGCGTACACAACGGACTGGCGTCATTTACCAACGGTGCGATAA
- a CDS encoding helix-turn-helix domain-containing protein, giving the protein MANEQFESVWDAIEDTPEEALNMRLRSELMIQITRRVKEWGVTQKEAAQRLGIIQPRLNDLLKGRINKFGLDALVNLTGPAHFHVELTLEDKEAAVA; this is encoded by the coding sequence ATGGCAAACGAACAATTCGAAAGTGTGTGGGATGCGATTGAAGACACCCCTGAAGAAGCCCTGAACATGCGCCTGCGCTCCGAGCTGATGATTCAGATCACCAGGCGCGTGAAAGAGTGGGGCGTCACTCAGAAAGAGGCGGCGCAGCGCCTGGGTATCATCCAACCCCGCCTGAACGACCTGCTGAAGGGCCGCATCAACAAGTTTGGCCTCGACGCCTTGGTCAACCTGACCGGTCCGGCGCACTTCCACGTGGAGCTGACGCTGGAAGACAAGGAGGCGGCTGTGGCCTGA
- a CDS encoding type II toxin-antitoxin system TacA family antitoxin, with amino-acid sequence MKTINNSGRKESRIVARVDDATQQFINAAAELCGMSVSQFLIDAARERAQVVTEQMTKIHVSLDTSNRMLEALDRPVSLSASTIAKVKRYKDVINENRNNHETA; translated from the coding sequence ATGAAAACTATCAATAACTCTGGGAGAAAGGAGTCACGCATCGTCGCTAGAGTCGACGATGCAACTCAACAATTCATCAACGCAGCTGCGGAATTGTGTGGCATGAGCGTCAGTCAATTTTTGATAGACGCAGCCCGCGAGCGAGCACAGGTCGTGACAGAGCAGATGACAAAGATACATGTATCTCTCGATACATCGAATCGAATGTTAGAAGCCTTAGACCGTCCTGTCTCTCTCAGCGCAAGCACAATTGCAAAAGTTAAGAGATACAAGGATGTAATCAATGAAAATCGAAACAATCACGAAACAGCATGA
- a CDS encoding GNAT family N-acetyltransferase, with protein MKIETITKQHDRKNFDCGHEELNNYLRSTARQSDTKRSTRTWVLVDDDVPTAILGYITLVPSEQDFPEGSKAARTFGKNVPIYRLAKLAVDKNQSGNGFGHLLLTHAIHLAVAASESVGGTGVVVDCKNSDVVGFYMRYTEHFMPISDDGLTLWLPMTVCAKIVNC; from the coding sequence ATGAAAATCGAAACAATCACGAAACAGCATGACCGCAAAAATTTTGACTGCGGTCATGAGGAACTCAATAATTATTTAAGAAGTACAGCGCGCCAGTCAGATACCAAGCGATCAACAAGGACTTGGGTCTTGGTAGACGACGACGTTCCCACTGCCATTCTAGGGTACATCACCCTCGTTCCCAGCGAACAAGATTTTCCCGAAGGCTCTAAAGCCGCAAGAACATTCGGGAAAAATGTTCCGATTTATCGCCTCGCCAAGCTAGCAGTAGACAAGAACCAGTCCGGTAATGGTTTCGGCCATCTCTTATTAACTCATGCCATACATTTAGCTGTCGCTGCGTCAGAAAGCGTCGGCGGTACGGGGGTGGTGGTTGACTGCAAAAATAGTGATGTTGTCGGTTTTTACATGAGATACACCGAGCATTTCATGCCAATTAGTGATGATGGGTTAACACTCTGGCTGCCAATGACTGTCTGCGCCAAAATTGTTAATTGTTAA
- a CDS encoding WYL domain-containing protein, whose translation MSNAAESRLEHIEFVLLFRGSISRQDLIEAFEIGEAAATRDFRQYNESCPGNMHLNSVTKRWEIQVDSFKPCFNHRAQSVLSRLRGQKYSALLGISFATGAPRLSLPNVNILACVTRAIANKKAIRVRYMHASGSCKNIEIAPHSLVDNGIRWHVRAFDRSQQKFWDFVLGRISNATVIPDPISDTESVDADHQWNRIVKLELAPHPSSKNLQNPKAIEFEYGMQDGFIIQEVRAANVGYWLRLWNVDCSLDQSKRGKQYQLYLRNPPALYDVVSAQLAPGYNPEIGN comes from the coding sequence ATGTCTAATGCCGCCGAATCTCGACTTGAACACATAGAATTCGTCCTGCTTTTTCGAGGATCCATTTCTCGACAAGACCTAATAGAGGCTTTTGAGATAGGTGAAGCAGCAGCCACGAGAGATTTCCGTCAATACAACGAATCTTGTCCTGGCAACATGCATTTGAATAGCGTAACCAAGCGGTGGGAAATCCAAGTCGATTCGTTCAAGCCATGCTTTAATCATCGTGCTCAGTCAGTATTGTCGAGACTCAGAGGTCAAAAATACAGCGCGTTGTTGGGTATAAGTTTCGCAACTGGCGCCCCCAGACTCTCCTTGCCCAATGTTAATATTCTAGCTTGTGTAACTCGTGCGATTGCCAACAAAAAAGCAATACGAGTTCGTTATATGCATGCCTCCGGTTCTTGCAAAAATATCGAAATCGCCCCCCATTCATTGGTAGATAATGGAATCCGCTGGCATGTACGTGCCTTTGACCGTTCACAACAAAAATTCTGGGACTTTGTGCTAGGACGAATCTCCAACGCTACTGTTATACCTGATCCAATCAGTGACACTGAGTCAGTCGATGCTGATCATCAGTGGAACCGTATTGTTAAATTGGAATTGGCGCCCCATCCAAGCTCTAAAAATTTACAAAATCCGAAAGCAATCGAATTTGAATACGGTATGCAGGATGGCTTCATCATTCAGGAAGTGCGTGCAGCTAACGTAGGTTACTGGCTTCGCTTGTGGAATGTTGACTGCTCTCTAGACCAATCAAAACGCGGCAAACAGTACCAGCTTTATTTGAGAAATCCGCCGGCTCTCTATGATGTAGTAAGTGCTCAACTGGCACCTGGATACAACCCCGAAATCGGGAACTAA
- a CDS encoding GIY-YIG nuclease family protein — translation MSAVVEKTKAPTLTTGGLIMAPREFFSLDEIFGDDDQGLLDSQGTSQAPSQVHRLREGFAEINGFLDENGRVPFNEGGQLERRLARRLAAISRDRSKVRVLTQDDRHGLLRSALKDDAVPVDEDFDAVSENVTSLDDIFTDAGGLLDSEADELFEERHIHFGTKKNTPDEIAQRTPCHDFDRFGGLFSGAKSEIREGQSETIRFAQGAQIQEGDVFILDGVMCLVDKIGERNEGSVRARHNPRIRVVFDNETESNLLLHSFARALYKDPNGRRILMDPNRVFEKMQGLSHHDRRKGVLYILSSQSTNPELAAMKDLYKIGYTEESLDKRIAGAQRSSTYLEAPVKKEATYDCYGASPRAVERLVHAMLSSQKLNVTLTDSQGRRYRPREWFCVDLETAKGVVERIADGTISNYRIDGVSGRLVAKNRRY, via the coding sequence ATGTCTGCTGTGGTTGAAAAAACAAAAGCGCCAACGCTCACAACAGGCGGTTTGATTATGGCGCCGCGAGAATTTTTCAGCCTGGACGAAATATTCGGGGATGACGATCAAGGGTTGCTCGATAGCCAGGGCACCAGCCAGGCCCCGAGTCAGGTTCATCGTCTGCGTGAGGGCTTCGCTGAGATTAATGGCTTTTTGGATGAAAACGGGCGGGTTCCATTTAACGAGGGTGGTCAGTTGGAGCGACGCCTAGCCAGGCGTCTCGCGGCCATTTCCCGGGATCGCAGTAAGGTACGGGTACTTACGCAGGATGATCGGCACGGCTTGCTCCGCAGCGCGTTAAAAGACGACGCAGTGCCGGTGGATGAGGATTTCGATGCGGTGTCTGAGAATGTCACCTCGCTTGACGACATCTTCACTGATGCCGGCGGCTTGCTGGATAGTGAGGCTGATGAGCTTTTTGAGGAACGCCACATTCACTTCGGCACCAAAAAGAACACGCCCGATGAGATAGCCCAGCGCACGCCCTGCCATGACTTTGATCGCTTCGGGGGGCTGTTCAGCGGCGCTAAATCTGAGATCCGTGAGGGTCAAAGTGAAACAATACGATTTGCACAAGGCGCACAGATCCAGGAAGGGGATGTTTTCATCCTTGATGGCGTTATGTGCCTGGTCGATAAGATTGGTGAGAGGAATGAAGGTTCTGTCCGCGCCCGCCACAATCCCCGGATCAGAGTCGTCTTTGATAATGAAACCGAATCTAATTTACTCCTGCACTCTTTCGCCCGGGCGCTTTACAAAGACCCGAATGGGCGGCGTATTTTGATGGACCCGAATCGGGTATTTGAAAAGATGCAGGGGCTATCGCATCACGATCGGCGCAAAGGCGTGCTCTATATCCTTTCATCGCAGAGCACCAATCCGGAACTGGCTGCCATGAAAGATCTCTACAAAATCGGTTACACCGAGGAGTCGCTTGATAAGCGTATTGCCGGCGCTCAGCGCTCATCCACCTATCTTGAAGCTCCGGTGAAAAAGGAAGCCACTTACGATTGCTATGGAGCTAGCCCACGGGCGGTGGAGCGGCTGGTCCACGCAATGTTGTCTTCGCAGAAGCTGAACGTCACTCTCACAGATAGCCAAGGGCGCCGGTACCGGCCAAGGGAATGGTTCTGTGTAGATCTGGAGACAGCAAAGGGGGTCGTGGAGCGGATTGCCGATGGAACGATCAGCAACTACCGGATAGATGGCGTAAGCGGAAGACTGGTGGCCAAAAACCGGCGGTACTGA
- a CDS encoding DEAD/DEAH box helicase, with protein MTTDLIRVEYAQNGKSKKTNELGMREMQARAYEARGQQYLLLKAPPASGKSRALMFLSLDKLINQGVRKAIVAVPETSIGASFDNTALSEHGFYADWVVRPEHNLCTPGSEGSDGKIDAFRRFMHRESTDVRDRVLICTHATLRFAFEKLATSEFDDTLLAIDEFHHASADRENRLGNLLDRLMKHSSAHVVAMTGSYFRGDTVPILLPEDEEKFSRITYTYYEQLNGYEHLRSLGIGYHFYTGRYMSAIKQVLDPGKKTIIHIPNVNSRESTKDKFTEVDQIVDALGTVEKTEPDTGILVVLVDGGKRLRVANLVDDTVERPKVMAYLRQAKGYDDIDIIIALGMAKEGFDWPWCEHVLTIGYRNSMTEVVQIIGRATRDAPGKNHAQFTNLIAQPDAEDEDVKFAVNNMLKAITVSLLMEQVMAPNFNFRPRDLGGEPAVEGPGSIEINGIGGNKPSPQVQQALDNSSDILAAFIQQPEAAAAITGTNDPEVMTQAVLTRVIQERCPQLTSEEVENVRMGITTQMALSASGGLFTEETLPEDAEFITPEPVREGEDEPPAAPRIIPGKESPGGQGTGEDKRFLRLAGKFVNIEDLNMDLIDQINPFQGAYEILSKSVTAGVLKTIQDEIQGNRVEMTEGEATILWPKIKRFVKEQGRNPSESSPHPIEKRYAECLLWLKKQKRQRSQQAV; from the coding sequence ATGACTACGGACCTGATCCGCGTGGAGTACGCGCAAAACGGCAAAAGCAAAAAGACCAATGAGCTGGGAATGCGCGAGATGCAAGCCAGAGCCTATGAAGCACGTGGTCAGCAATACCTGTTACTCAAAGCGCCGCCGGCGTCGGGTAAGTCCCGGGCCTTGATGTTCCTGTCGCTGGATAAGCTGATCAACCAGGGGGTCCGTAAAGCGATTGTGGCGGTACCAGAGACATCCATCGGTGCCTCATTCGATAACACGGCGCTGTCCGAGCATGGATTTTATGCCGATTGGGTAGTACGTCCCGAGCACAATCTGTGCACCCCTGGCAGCGAAGGCAGTGACGGCAAGATCGACGCTTTCCGTCGGTTCATGCACCGTGAGTCCACGGACGTCAGGGATCGCGTGCTTATATGCACACACGCCACCCTGCGATTTGCCTTCGAGAAGCTCGCGACGTCCGAGTTCGACGACACGCTGCTGGCTATTGATGAATTCCACCACGCTTCGGCTGACCGCGAGAACCGTCTGGGCAATCTTCTGGACCGGCTGATGAAGCATTCCAGTGCCCATGTTGTCGCCATGACAGGCTCCTACTTTCGGGGCGATACCGTACCGATCCTGCTGCCAGAGGACGAGGAGAAGTTCAGCCGTATCACGTACACCTACTACGAGCAGCTCAACGGCTACGAACATCTGCGCTCACTGGGTATTGGCTATCACTTCTACACCGGCCGCTACATGAGCGCGATCAAGCAAGTTCTGGACCCGGGTAAAAAGACCATCATTCACATCCCCAACGTTAATTCCCGGGAATCGACCAAGGATAAGTTCACGGAAGTGGATCAGATTGTGGATGCTCTGGGCACCGTCGAGAAGACTGAGCCAGATACTGGCATTCTCGTCGTCCTTGTAGATGGCGGTAAGCGACTACGTGTGGCCAATCTGGTCGATGATACGGTTGAGCGTCCCAAGGTAATGGCCTATTTAAGGCAGGCCAAGGGATACGACGATATCGACATCATTATTGCTCTGGGTATGGCCAAGGAGGGTTTTGACTGGCCATGGTGCGAGCACGTATTGACGATTGGTTACCGAAACTCCATGACAGAAGTCGTGCAGATTATTGGCCGGGCCACTCGCGACGCTCCCGGAAAGAACCACGCGCAGTTCACCAATCTTATTGCCCAGCCCGATGCCGAGGATGAAGACGTTAAATTCGCGGTCAACAACATGCTCAAGGCGATCACTGTATCTTTGCTGATGGAGCAGGTGATGGCGCCGAACTTCAATTTCCGCCCTCGGGATCTTGGCGGGGAGCCGGCAGTGGAAGGTCCCGGTTCGATTGAGATAAATGGTATAGGCGGAAATAAACCTTCCCCGCAGGTCCAGCAAGCACTGGATAACAGCAGCGACATCTTGGCTGCGTTTATCCAGCAGCCTGAAGCGGCCGCTGCGATCACCGGTACCAATGATCCAGAAGTGATGACCCAGGCCGTCCTGACCCGGGTAATTCAAGAGCGCTGTCCCCAGTTAACGTCTGAGGAAGTCGAGAATGTCCGTATGGGGATCACGACACAAATGGCGCTGAGCGCCAGTGGAGGGCTGTTTACTGAAGAAACCCTACCTGAGGATGCCGAGTTCATTACGCCAGAACCCGTGCGAGAGGGTGAAGATGAGCCGCCGGCCGCCCCCCGGATCATTCCTGGGAAAGAGAGCCCGGGTGGACAGGGTACTGGTGAGGACAAACGTTTTCTGCGGTTGGCAGGCAAGTTCGTGAACATCGAAGACCTGAACATGGATCTGATCGATCAGATCAATCCATTCCAGGGTGCCTACGAAATTCTGAGCAAATCCGTCACCGCCGGGGTGCTCAAAACCATCCAGGATGAGATTCAGGGGAACCGGGTCGAGATGACCGAAGGGGAAGCGACAATCTTATGGCCCAAGATCAAACGCTTCGTTAAAGAGCAAGGTCGAAACCCCTCTGAGTCCTCTCCCCATCCCATAGAGAAGCGTTACGCAGAATGTCTGCTGTGGTTGAAAAAACAAAAGCGCCAACGCTCACAACAGGCGGTTTGA
- a CDS encoding class I SAM-dependent DNA methyltransferase, with translation MQDLERLSSQPDTDQFIFDFLRAYQTPNATLTRLMQGGDRNVGERPGDVGVRQKLYFRPVTEDPYTTAVALLDEEVISRHKIRFVIVTDFKDLVAYDLGVGDRMECAFRDLSLHYSFFLPLAGYEKAVEYSDSPADVKAAEKMGRLCDLLRQSNEMGAPGRVHELNVFLTRLLFCLFAEDTGIFEENQFTTAVQGNTHKDGSDAHQVLRQIFLAMNTERRPRDLPAHLAAFPYVNGGLFRDDLPVPVMGARARRMLLDAGQLDWSTINPDIFGSMFQSVIDPEQRGNLGQHYTSLSNIMKVLRPLFLDKLEDALDKAKGKPKQLEKLLQRIRDIKVFDPACGSGNFLIIAFKELRKLEMQVLEALNDSTKQNILVMPGVQIQNFYGIETDDFAHEIALLALWLSEHQMNMAFLDKFGHYEPTLPLKASGNIELGNALSLDWTRICPRRPHEEVYVCGNPPFNGANSRTPEQNESMAQVFKGFRTFKYLDFVACWFWKGAQYIAGTQAEMGLVATNSICQGMQTSMLWPPILEKDLSIHFAYQGFQWKNSARDNAGVHVAIIGLSNNATTKSLYKKVDGDWHKETVSNISPYLLEGTDIVVKDRASPLIKSTRMEHGNKPVDGGNLLLTLGEKEKLLHAEPNAGKWLKRLLGAEEFIKNKERWCLWLKDATEADIDSMPAVRSRVERVREARSASRDAGARQLALRPHQFRDLNNPDSFLLVPCVTSERREYAPIGFFGSDIIATNLVNTVAGGTLYDFGVLSTRIHMDWLHLVGGRLKSDFRYSAKLVYNTFPWPDYNAKQRAEIEALADEVLLVREDTFDWTMAEMYDPDKMPPALREAHRNLDEALERLYRRTPFRDQAERQEFLLARYEKLIKQEAGVAV, from the coding sequence ATGCAAGATCTGGAGCGCCTATCGTCGCAACCGGACACCGATCAGTTCATCTTCGACTTTCTGCGTGCCTACCAAACGCCGAACGCCACACTAACTCGCCTGATGCAGGGCGGGGATCGCAATGTTGGCGAGCGGCCCGGGGATGTTGGGGTACGCCAGAAACTGTATTTCCGCCCGGTGACTGAAGATCCGTACACGACGGCCGTGGCCTTACTGGACGAAGAAGTGATTTCCCGGCACAAGATCCGCTTTGTGATCGTCACCGATTTTAAAGACCTGGTGGCTTACGATTTAGGGGTTGGTGACCGGATGGAATGCGCCTTCCGCGATCTTTCTCTGCACTACAGCTTCTTCCTGCCGCTGGCAGGTTACGAAAAAGCCGTGGAATACTCCGACTCGCCCGCCGACGTTAAGGCCGCTGAGAAAATGGGGCGCCTGTGCGACCTACTTCGTCAGAGTAACGAAATGGGCGCCCCGGGCCGGGTCCATGAGCTTAATGTTTTCCTTACCCGACTGCTGTTTTGCCTGTTTGCCGAGGACACCGGCATTTTTGAAGAAAACCAGTTCACGACTGCTGTGCAGGGCAACACCCACAAGGACGGCAGTGACGCCCATCAGGTATTGCGCCAGATCTTTCTTGCGATGAATACCGAGCGACGGCCACGAGATCTCCCCGCACACCTGGCTGCCTTCCCCTATGTGAATGGTGGTCTGTTCCGCGATGACCTACCGGTGCCTGTCATGGGCGCCCGAGCCCGTCGCATGCTGCTGGATGCAGGGCAACTGGACTGGTCTACGATCAACCCTGACATTTTCGGTTCTATGTTTCAGTCCGTGATTGACCCGGAACAGAGGGGAAACTTGGGTCAGCACTACACATCGTTGTCGAACATCATGAAGGTACTTCGCCCACTGTTTCTCGACAAATTAGAGGATGCGCTGGATAAGGCCAAGGGAAAGCCGAAACAACTAGAAAAACTGTTACAGCGGATTCGGGACATCAAAGTATTTGATCCGGCCTGCGGAAGTGGCAATTTTTTGATCATCGCTTTCAAAGAGCTGCGGAAGCTGGAGATGCAAGTGCTGGAAGCTCTCAATGACAGCACAAAGCAGAACATTCTGGTCATGCCTGGAGTGCAGATCCAGAATTTTTACGGCATAGAAACAGATGATTTTGCCCATGAAATAGCGCTTCTTGCCCTGTGGCTTTCGGAGCATCAGATGAACATGGCGTTCCTAGATAAATTCGGGCATTACGAACCCACGCTGCCATTGAAGGCTAGCGGCAATATCGAACTGGGTAATGCCCTGAGTCTGGACTGGACGCGGATTTGCCCGAGGCGCCCGCATGAGGAGGTGTACGTTTGTGGGAACCCCCCTTTCAATGGGGCCAACTCCCGAACGCCTGAGCAAAATGAGTCGATGGCGCAGGTATTTAAGGGGTTTCGGACATTCAAATACCTGGACTTTGTTGCTTGTTGGTTCTGGAAAGGCGCCCAGTACATAGCGGGTACTCAAGCGGAAATGGGTCTGGTTGCAACCAACTCCATTTGCCAGGGCATGCAGACCTCAATGTTATGGCCGCCTATCCTAGAGAAAGACCTTTCGATTCACTTTGCTTATCAAGGCTTTCAATGGAAGAACAGTGCTCGGGATAATGCCGGGGTTCATGTTGCAATAATTGGGCTTAGTAATAACGCGACTACGAAGAGTCTCTACAAGAAAGTGGATGGCGACTGGCATAAAGAGACAGTTTCAAACATTAGCCCCTATTTGCTAGAGGGGACTGATATCGTCGTAAAAGATCGTGCCTCGCCTCTCATAAAATCAACCAGAATGGAGCATGGCAACAAGCCTGTTGACGGCGGAAATCTTCTGCTTACGCTAGGTGAAAAAGAAAAGCTGCTTCACGCCGAGCCCAATGCTGGGAAGTGGCTAAAGAGGCTTTTAGGTGCTGAGGAATTTATAAAGAACAAAGAGCGGTGGTGTCTGTGGCTCAAAGATGCCACCGAGGCAGACATAGATTCAATGCCGGCAGTAAGATCCAGGGTAGAACGGGTTAGAGAAGCTCGCTCAGCCAGCAGAGATGCAGGAGCGAGACAGCTGGCATTGAGGCCGCATCAATTTCGTGACCTCAATAATCCTGACAGCTTCCTTCTTGTTCCGTGCGTCACCTCCGAGCGCAGAGAATATGCGCCTATCGGGTTCTTCGGCAGCGATATCATTGCCACCAACCTGGTTAATACCGTTGCTGGTGGAACACTGTACGATTTCGGCGTGCTCTCAACCCGCATCCACATGGATTGGCTACACTTAGTCGGTGGTCGTCTAAAGAGTGACTTTCGTTATAGCGCAAAACTCGTTTACAACACCTTTCCTTGGCCGGATTACAACGCTAAACAACGCGCTGAAATCGAAGCTCTGGCCGATGAAGTTCTGCTCGTCCGAGAAGATACCTTCGACTGGACGATGGCCGAGATGTATGACCCCGACAAGATGCCTCCAGCACTTCGGGAGGCGCATAGGAATCTGGATGAAGCGTTAGAGCGGCTGTACCGCCGCACCCCTTTTCGCGATCAGGCCGAACGTCAGGAGTTCCTGCTGGCGCGGTATGAAAAACTTATCAAACAGGAAGCAGGAGTCGCAGTATGA